The following nucleotide sequence is from Nothobranchius furzeri strain GRZ-AD chromosome 6, NfurGRZ-RIMD1, whole genome shotgun sequence.
TCAATAAATCTGAAGCATCTTAAAGATAAATATTAAACCAATGTTCTCATGTGGAGGTGAAGGCATATGGTAACGATCTGAACGGATGATTTTCTCTGTTCACGAAACGCTTGGATTACATTTACTCTCCAAAATTCATCCCCCATCCGGCCCTGGCAGTCGGTGCGTTCAAAGAGCCCAGAAAACTGCTAACCTTCTCATAGCGTGAAGTTTCCCCTCTTTGTTATGAGGATAACTTAGCTGACTGCCTGTTAAAGTCGAAATTCGGTAGAAATAGTTTGTTTTTAACGCATTGGATGACGTTTGAGACATTAGCTGTCATTGTGCACGGCTAAGCTAAGTAGCTTAAGTGAGAGCTCCCGATCATGGACCATGCTTCGGTCGGGGCTCGGTTTTACTTTGCTTATTGGAAGGATCTGAGTTGCCGGTTAACTTATGTTTGAGTATTTAAGTCGTTTTCCAGTTCAAATGAGCTCTCCGAGGAATGATGGCTACGCTAGGTTGTTACTGAATGCCGTTTCCCAGGTTTAGCGAGTCCTATTGACAAGTTATAGCCTAATAAACGCTACATTCACGTCTATCTTCAGGATAAATGCACAAACTGCACATGCGAAATGTAAACAGTTTCCCTTATAGTCTAAATCGTAAGTTCACAACGTTTAGTGGGAAATTTGATCACATtgttcctatctgcaggcatcaTGGTGCGCATGAACGTTCTTGCAGATGCTCTGAAAAGCATCAACAATGCTGAGAAGCGTGGGAAACGCCAGGTCCTCATTAGGCCCTGCTCCAAGGTTATTGTGCGCTTCCTAACCGTCATGATGAAGCACGGTGAGTCGTGTTCGTTCTGGTGAATGTTTTCACTGCACGTATGTTCTGAAGTGTGTGTGCCTGTCGTGTGTTTTCAATATTTGCCCGTCAGAGTTTTGTCCTTAAGAATGAACCAGATACTTAAAAGCGTCATGTACCTAATCCAGTAGTCGTTATCGTTGCAGGTTACATTGGTGAGTTTGAGATCATTGACGACCATAGAGCTGGAAAAATCGTTGTCAATCTCACAGGAAGGCTGAACAAGGTAAGACTGATGGATGGGAGATGCCATGGCCATACTTTTCTCTAAAATGTCGTTTGTACTGAGGTGACCATCTCAATGTGACGAGCAAACCGGTGTTCTGTTACAGTGCGGTGTCATTAGTCCACGTTTTGATCTCCAACTCAAGGATCTGGAGAAGTGGCAGAACAACCTGCTGCCTTCAAG
It contains:
- the rps15a gene encoding small ribosomal subunit protein uS8; the encoded protein is MVRMNVLADALKSINNAEKRGKRQVLIRPCSKVIVRFLTVMMKHGYIGEFEIIDDHRAGKIVVNLTGRLNKCGVISPRFDLQLKDLEKWQNNLLPSRQFGYIVLTTSAGIMDHEEARRKHTGGKILGFFF